GAACTACCAGAACGACGGCGACAGCGTCTACCGCCTGTTCTACGACACGGTCAAGGGTGGCGACTTCCGCGCCCGCGAAGCCAATGTGCATCGCCTGGCCGAGGTCAGCAACAACATCATCGACCAGTGCGTGGGCCAGGGCGTGCCCTTCGCCCGGGAATACGGCGGACTGCTCGACAACCGCTCCTTCGGCGGCGCCCAGGTGAGCCGCACCTTCTATGCCCGCGGGCAGACCGGCCAGCAGCTGCTCATCGGCGCCTATCAGGCCCTGGAACGCCAGATCGGCCTCGGCAAGGTGAAGATGTTCCCGCGCCACGAGATGCTGGAGCTGATCGTGGTGGACGGCGTGGCCAAGGGGATCATCACCCGGGACATGGTGACCGGGAAGGTCGAGTCCCATGTGGCGGACGCGGTCTGCCTCGCCACCGGCGGCTACGGCAATGTCTTCTACTTGTCCACCAACGCCAAGGGCTGCAACGGCACCGCCATCTGGCGCGCCTACAAGAAGGGGGCGGCTTTCGCGAACCCCTGCTTCACCCAGATCCACCCCACCTGCATCCCCGTCACCGGCGATCACCAGAGCAAGCTCACGCTCATGTCCGAGTCGCTGCGCAACGACGGCCGCATCTGGGTGCCCAAGCGCAAGGAGGACTGCGGCAAGCCCGCCAACCAGATCCCCGAGGAGGACCGCGACTACTACCTGGAGCGCAAGTACCCCTCCTACGGCAACCTTGCCCCCCGGGATGTCTCCAGCCGCGCCGCCAAGCAGGTCTGCGACGAGGGTCGGGGCGTCGGACCCACCCGGCTCGGCGTCTACCTCGACTTCAGCGACGCCATCAACCGCCTGGGCGCTGCCAAGATCGAGGAAAAATACGGCAACCTCTTCGAGATGTATGAGCGCATCACGGACGAGAACCCCTACAAGACCCCCATGCGCATCTTCCCCGCCAGCCACTACACCATGGGCGGCCTGTGGGTGGACTACAACCTCATGAGCACCATCCCCGGCCTCTTCGTCCTCGGCGAGGCCAACTTCTCTGATCACGGCGCCAACCGCCTGGGCGCTTCGGCGCTCATGCAGGGCCTGGCCGACGGCTACTTCGTGATCCCCTACACCATCGGTGGCTACCTGGCGGGCATCAAGCCCGGCACCCGCATCAAGGCTGACGATCCGGCCGTGAAGTCCGCGGAGCAATCCGTTTCAGAACGGATGAGCCAGCTCATGTCCATCGGCGGGAAGGAGACTCCGGACCACTTCCATCGCGAACTCGGCAAGGTCATGTGGGAAATGTGCGGCATGGGCCGCAATGAGGCCGGACTCAAGAAGGCCCTGGAGCTCATTCCGCAGATCCGCGAGGAGTTCTGGAAGAACCTCTGCATCCCGGGCAGCGGCAACGACCTGAACCAGTCTCTTGAGACGGCCGGCCGCGTGGCCGACTTCCTGGAGATCGGTGAGCTGATGTGCCTGGATGCCCTCCAGCGCCGCGAGTCCTGCGGCGGCCACTTCCGCGAGGAATGGCAGACGGCGGAGGGGGAAGCCCTGCGCGACGATGAGAACTTCGCCCATGTGGCCGCCTGGGAGTACAAGGGCGAAGGCCAGGCTCCGGTGCGCCACACCGAGCAGCTCACCTTCGACAATGTCCACCTCGCGACCCGCAGCTACAAGTGAGGAACTGAGCCATGTCCAAGCACCTCAATCTCACCCTCCATGTGTGGCGGCAGAAGAACGCCAAGTGCGACGGCAAGTTCGTCGAGTACCCCGCCGAGAACATCAGCCCCGACATGTCCTTCCTGGAGATGCTCGACATCGTGAACGAGGGTCTCATCCGCAAGGGCGAGGAACCCATCACCTTCGACCACGACTGCCGCGAAGGCATCTGCGGAACCTGCAGCATGGTGATCAACGGGCGCCCCCACGGCCCCCGCGAGCGCACCACCACCTGCCAGCTGCACATGCGCAGCTTCAAGGACGGCGATAGCGTCACCATCGAGCCCTGGCGCGCTGAGGCGTTCCCCGTCATCAAGGATCTGATGGTGGACCGTGGCGCCTTCGACCGCATCATCGCGGCCGGCGGCTTCATCAGCGTGCCCACCGGCTCGCCCCAGGATGCCAATGCCCTGCCGATCCCCAAGGAGAAGGCCGAGCTCTCCATGGACGCTGCCGCCTGCATCGGGTGCGGCGCCTGCGTGGCCGCCTGCCCCAATGCCAGCGCCATGCTGTTCCTGTCCGCCAAGGTCACCCACCTGGGCCTGCTGCCCCAGGGCCAGCCCGAACGCTACATCCGCGTTCGCGACATGGTCGCCCAGATGGATGCCGAGCAGTTCGGCACCTGCACCAACCACGGCGAGTGCGAGGCCGCCTGCCCCAAGGGCATCAAGATGGAGAACATCGCGCGCATGAACCGCGACTTCATCAAGGCCAGCCTCACCTATCGTCCCGCCACCACCAGCGGTGGCGCCGGCTGATCGCCTGTTTCATCCGCCTAAAACGCCCGGCATCCGCCGGGCGTTTTATTTCGATGGGTTAGAAGGAAAAAATTAACTCTAATTCTACAGGCTATCGGCCAATTATAAATACGCACGAACACTTATTCCAAGATTAAAAGCGACAATATATTCTAAAGAGTGGAAGTTACTTCTTAAAATGAATATTTATATTTTACGGAAAATAGGCCAACGACCAACACAGGACAATAGTTCTCGTAAGTATTAATAGCTGCCTCTCGCCTGGATTGGACCCAATAAACGCAGGAGAAGGCGCTTTGGACCTCCACCCCGCTGCCGCAAAGATGATGCGATGATCGGTTGGAGTACGAGGTCATTGAGATGGAAAGTCCTTCAAATCCAGCCACCACCTCCTTTCAGCTACTGACGGTGGGGGTGCCCGCGGCGATGCGACGGGCCCTGGGCCGGGCCTTCATGGCGGTTGGGGAGCCTGTTCCGGATTGCATTGACATCAGCGGCTGGTCCGAGGCGGAGCTGGACTCGTTCGTCTGTGGCCCGGGTGATGCGCTGCTGCTCTGGGGGCCCGCGGCGACAGAGGCCTGGAACATCAGGATCCGGACATTCCGAGCCCATCATCCCGACCTTCCCACCCTGGTGCGAATCCCCAAGGGCGATTCAGCCATCGGCGAAGCCATGCTGCGGGAGGGGTTCCACGAAACCTATGTGACCGCCGCCCAGGCTCCCGAAGCGCTCCGCCGC
The window above is part of the Geothrix sp. genome. Proteins encoded here:
- a CDS encoding fumarate reductase/succinate dehydrogenase flavoprotein subunit; the encoded protein is MELNARIPDGPIDKKWEKHRFDLKLVNPANKRKYKVLVVGSGLAGGAAAASLAELGYEVECFCYQDSPRRAHSIAAQGGINAAKNYQNDGDSVYRLFYDTVKGGDFRAREANVHRLAEVSNNIIDQCVGQGVPFAREYGGLLDNRSFGGAQVSRTFYARGQTGQQLLIGAYQALERQIGLGKVKMFPRHEMLELIVVDGVAKGIITRDMVTGKVESHVADAVCLATGGYGNVFYLSTNAKGCNGTAIWRAYKKGAAFANPCFTQIHPTCIPVTGDHQSKLTLMSESLRNDGRIWVPKRKEDCGKPANQIPEEDRDYYLERKYPSYGNLAPRDVSSRAAKQVCDEGRGVGPTRLGVYLDFSDAINRLGAAKIEEKYGNLFEMYERITDENPYKTPMRIFPASHYTMGGLWVDYNLMSTIPGLFVLGEANFSDHGANRLGASALMQGLADGYFVIPYTIGGYLAGIKPGTRIKADDPAVKSAEQSVSERMSQLMSIGGKETPDHFHRELGKVMWEMCGMGRNEAGLKKALELIPQIREEFWKNLCIPGSGNDLNQSLETAGRVADFLEIGELMCLDALQRRESCGGHFREEWQTAEGEALRDDENFAHVAAWEYKGEGQAPVRHTEQLTFDNVHLATRSYK
- a CDS encoding succinate dehydrogenase/fumarate reductase iron-sulfur subunit, yielding MSKHLNLTLHVWRQKNAKCDGKFVEYPAENISPDMSFLEMLDIVNEGLIRKGEEPITFDHDCREGICGTCSMVINGRPHGPRERTTTCQLHMRSFKDGDSVTIEPWRAEAFPVIKDLMVDRGAFDRIIAAGGFISVPTGSPQDANALPIPKEKAELSMDAAACIGCGACVAACPNASAMLFLSAKVTHLGLLPQGQPERYIRVRDMVAQMDAEQFGTCTNHGECEAACPKGIKMENIARMNRDFIKASLTYRPATTSGGAG